From Coturnix japonica isolate 7356 chromosome 1, Coturnix japonica 2.1, whole genome shotgun sequence, the proteins below share one genomic window:
- the RPL24 gene encoding 60S ribosomal protein L24, whose amino-acid sequence MKVELCSFSGYKIYPGHGRRYARTDGKVFQFLNAKCESAFLSKRNPRQINWTVLYRRKHKKGQSEEIQKKRTRRAVKFQRAITGASLAEIMAKRNQKPEVRKAQREQAIRAAKEAKKAKQATKKTAVSAAKAPTKAAPKQKIVKPVKVSAPRVGGKR is encoded by the exons ATGAA GGTCGAGCTGTGCAGCTTCAGCGGGTACAAGATCTACCCGGGCCACGGCCGCCGCTACGCCCGCACGGATGGCAAG GTTTTCCAGTTCTTGAATGCAAAATGTGAGTCTGCATTCCTTTCCAAGAGAAACCCCCGTCAAATCAACTGGACTGTTCTGTACAGGCGTAAGCACAAGAAAGGACAGTCA GAAGAGATACAAAAGAAGCGCACGCGCCGTGCTGTTAAGTTTCAGAGGGCTATTACTGGTGCATCCTTAGCTGAGATTATGGCTAAGCGGAACCAGAAGCCTGAAGTACGAAAAGCGCAGAGGGAACAAGCTATCAG GGCTGCAAAAGAAGCCAAGAAGGCTAAGCAGGCCACCAAGAAAACGGCTGTTTCTGCTGCAAAG GCTCCAACAAAGGCAGCACCTAAGCAGAAAATTGTGAAGCCAGTCAAGGTTTCTGCTCCCCGTGTTGGTGGGAAGCGCTAG
- the CEP97 gene encoding centrosomal protein of 97 kDa isoform X1: protein MAATGAEERNEPGSSAAGGLVVNWSGQGLQKLGPTLPCDPDTHTLILDKNQIIKLEHLEKCRNLMQLSVANNRLVRMMGVAKLTQLRVLNLPHNSIGYVEGLKELVHLEWLNLAGNNLKAIEQMNSCASLQHLDLSDNNISQLGDLSKLTSLKTLLLHGNIITSLRTAPVCLPHNLTVFSLAENEIRDLNEVSFLASLPQLEQLSIMNNPCVMATPSVPGFDYRPYIVSWCLNLKVLDGYMVSQKESLKAEWLYSQGKGRSYRPGQHVQLVQYLATVCPLISTYGLQTEEDAKLEKILSKQRLHQRQLMCQNQNEGPATSASNRTLPVTSEHSSPVHPPQIVLESERVIQKNSWVGPSVNDDHSYAVKNTFLHERNCRKELYLEDVQTDEDKLNSSLLSSESTFMPVASGLSPASPTSEPKLCGISLDLEDNDSTVLEFAKDANRRETVNKQEESSWLTKEHSNKVTESAETQEQMKERVQLSSSDLVKANQTDAGNSSASSEDQLLHGQPGTELRVTTVCTEKVAGENLDSLAAVDRGADELQRMTKAATKLQACWRGFYTRNYHPRAKEVRYEIRLSRMQEHILCLTDEIQKLRKEREEDKIQRLVQEEAVRFVWNQVKSLQQWQLTVTQHLGTTCQPGIPSAGTSCLSEPSTQTSTLEQETPSDVSSACLAPAGDVLQEKPLLQFPDSGFHSAMADQTHTGDLCTDEKSLTEGTEGSLSVETIKQCGNSASERSSDVEDDGGGCEQSTESSNNEQDNRLLQQYLESVEQLVEADEGTNCNDEGEEGGWPQVDISAESQDSSSDLLSVGIPQGTSSPARGEMNQTPDSCKLDSGIENRIESLLCKEKNLMKEDESSCLSELLTTASVS, encoded by the exons ATGGCAGCTACCGGAGCGGAGGAGCGGAACGAGCCCGGCTCGTCGGCTGCGGGGG GTTTGGTAGTTAACTGGTCAGGTCAAGGATTGCAGAAGCTGGGTCCGACCTTACCCTGTGATCCTGATACTCACACTCTGATTCTGGACAAAAACCAGATAATTAAATTGGAACATTTGGAGAAATGCAGGAATCTGATGCAG TTGTCTGTAGCCAACAATCGCTTGGTACGAATGATGGGTGTAGCAAAACTGACTCAGCTCCGTGTGCTAAACTTGCCTCATAATAGTATTGGGTATGTGGAAGGGCTGAAGGAGTTGGTACACCTGGAATGGCTCAACTTGGCAGGAAATAATCTTAAG gCCATTGAGCAAATGAATTCCTGTGCATCTCTTCAGCACCTTGATCTGTCAGACAACAACATATCTCAGCTAGGAGATCTCTCAAAACTTACGTCTCTGAAG aCCTTGTTGCTGCATGGAAATATTATAACTTCACTTCGTACCGCCCCCGTTTGCCTACCTCACAACctgactgttttttctttggcagaaaatgaaatcagagaCTTAAATGAG GTTTCTTTCCTGGCTTCTCTTCCTCAACTGGAACAGCTGTCGATAATGAACAATCCTTGCGTGATGGCCACACCTTCAGTCCCTGGCTTTGACTACAGGCCATATATAGTCAGCTGGTGTCTCAACCTTAAAGTTCTTGATGGATATATGGTTTCTCAGAAAGAAAG TTTGAAAGCAGAATGGCTCTACAGTCAAGGTAAAGGAAGATCGTATCGACCTGGGCAACATGTTCAGTTAGTCCAGTACTTGGCTACTGTTTGTCCTCTTATATCTACATACGGTCTCCAGACTGAAGAAGATGCCAAGCTGGAAAAAATACTGAGTAAGCAAAG GCTCCACCAGAGGCAGCTGATGTgtcaaaaccaaaatgaaggaCCAGCTACATCTGCTTCCAACAGGACTTTGCCCGTTACTTCTGAGCACAGCAGTCCAGTTCATCCACCACAGATAGTACTTGAAAGTG AACGTGTCATCCAGAAGAATTCCTGGGTTGGACCAAGTGTGAATGATGATCATTCCTACGCAGTAAAGAACACTTTTCTTCATGAAAGAAATTGTCGCAAGGAGCTGTACCTTGAAGACGTACAGACTGATGAAGACAAGCTAAATAGCAGCCTGTTATCTTCAGAGTCTACTTTCATGCCAGTTGCTTCAGGATTGTCTCCAGCGTCTCCTACTTCAGAACCGAAGTTATGTGGAATCAGTTTGGATCTAGAAGATAATGATAGTACTGTACTTGAATTTGCAAAGGATGCTAATAGAAGAGAAACAGTTAACAAGCAAGAAGAAAGTTCTTGGCTTACAAAAGAGCACTCCAACAAAGTGACAGAAAGTGCGGAAACTCAAGAGCAAATGAAGGAGAGGGTGCAGTTATCATCTTCTGATCTGGTAAAAGCTAACCAGACTGATGCTGGCAATTCTTCAGCTTCCTCTGAAGACCAACTTCTGCATGGTCAGCCTGGCACTGAATTGAGAGTTACAACAGTCTGCACTGAGAAGGTGGCAGGAGAAAATTTGGATTCTTTAGCTGCTGTTGATCGAGGTGCAGATGAACTCCAAAGAATGACTAAAGCAGCTACCAAGCTTCAAGCCTGCTGGAGGGGGTTTTATACAAGGAACTACCATCCCCGAGCCAAGGAAGTACGATATGAAATTCGACTGAGCAGGATGCAGGAGCACATACTTTGCTTAActgatgaaatacagaa actaagaaaagaaagagaggaagataaGATTCAGAGGCTTGTACAGGAGGAAGCTGTCAGATTTGTTTGGAACCAG GTTAAATCCCTTCAACAGTGGCAGCTTACAGTGACACAACACTTAGGTACCACTTGTCAACCTGGGATCCCTTCAGCCGGTACTTCTTGTCTCTCAGAACCGTCCACTCAAACATCTACTCTTGAGCAAGAAACCCCATCAGATGTCAGTTCTGCTTGCTTAGCTCCAGCTGGTGATGTCCTTCAGGAGAAGCCTTTGTTACAGTTCCCAGATTCTGGCTTTCATTCTGCCATGGCTGACCAGACTCATACTGGTGACTTGTGTACTGATGAAAAGAGTCTAACAGAAGGAACTGAGGGCTCTCTTTCGGTGGAAACCATCAAACAGTGTGGCAATTCTGCTTCAGAACGTTCTTCAGATGTAGAAGATGACGGTGGGGGATGTGAACAAAGCACAGAGAGCTCGAATAACGAGCAGGACAACAGGCTTCTACAGCAGTATTTGGAATCTGTTGAGCAACTAGTAGAGGCGGATGAAGGGACAAATTGCAATGATGAAGGAGAAGAGGGTGGCTGGCCACAAGTTGATATTTCAGCAGAGAGCCAAGATTCTTCATCTGACCTTCTGTCTGTAGGTATCCCTCAAGGGACATCTTCCCCAGCACGAGGTGAAATGAATCAGACACCTGACAGCTGCAAACTAGA
- the CEP97 gene encoding centrosomal protein of 97 kDa isoform X2: MQLSVANNRLVRMMGVAKLTQLRVLNLPHNSIGYVEGLKELVHLEWLNLAGNNLKAIEQMNSCASLQHLDLSDNNISQLGDLSKLTSLKTLLLHGNIITSLRTAPVCLPHNLTVFSLAENEIRDLNEVSFLASLPQLEQLSIMNNPCVMATPSVPGFDYRPYIVSWCLNLKVLDGYMVSQKESLKAEWLYSQGKGRSYRPGQHVQLVQYLATVCPLISTYGLQTEEDAKLEKILSKQRLHQRQLMCQNQNEGPATSASNRTLPVTSEHSSPVHPPQIVLESERVIQKNSWVGPSVNDDHSYAVKNTFLHERNCRKELYLEDVQTDEDKLNSSLLSSESTFMPVASGLSPASPTSEPKLCGISLDLEDNDSTVLEFAKDANRRETVNKQEESSWLTKEHSNKVTESAETQEQMKERVQLSSSDLVKANQTDAGNSSASSEDQLLHGQPGTELRVTTVCTEKVAGENLDSLAAVDRGADELQRMTKAATKLQACWRGFYTRNYHPRAKEVRYEIRLSRMQEHILCLTDEIQKLRKEREEDKIQRLVQEEAVRFVWNQVKSLQQWQLTVTQHLGTTCQPGIPSAGTSCLSEPSTQTSTLEQETPSDVSSACLAPAGDVLQEKPLLQFPDSGFHSAMADQTHTGDLCTDEKSLTEGTEGSLSVETIKQCGNSASERSSDVEDDGGGCEQSTESSNNEQDNRLLQQYLESVEQLVEADEGTNCNDEGEEGGWPQVDISAESQDSSSDLLSVGIPQGTSSPARGEMNQTPDSCKLDSGIENRIESLLCKEKNLMKEDESSCLSELLTTASVS, from the exons ATGCAG TTGTCTGTAGCCAACAATCGCTTGGTACGAATGATGGGTGTAGCAAAACTGACTCAGCTCCGTGTGCTAAACTTGCCTCATAATAGTATTGGGTATGTGGAAGGGCTGAAGGAGTTGGTACACCTGGAATGGCTCAACTTGGCAGGAAATAATCTTAAG gCCATTGAGCAAATGAATTCCTGTGCATCTCTTCAGCACCTTGATCTGTCAGACAACAACATATCTCAGCTAGGAGATCTCTCAAAACTTACGTCTCTGAAG aCCTTGTTGCTGCATGGAAATATTATAACTTCACTTCGTACCGCCCCCGTTTGCCTACCTCACAACctgactgttttttctttggcagaaaatgaaatcagagaCTTAAATGAG GTTTCTTTCCTGGCTTCTCTTCCTCAACTGGAACAGCTGTCGATAATGAACAATCCTTGCGTGATGGCCACACCTTCAGTCCCTGGCTTTGACTACAGGCCATATATAGTCAGCTGGTGTCTCAACCTTAAAGTTCTTGATGGATATATGGTTTCTCAGAAAGAAAG TTTGAAAGCAGAATGGCTCTACAGTCAAGGTAAAGGAAGATCGTATCGACCTGGGCAACATGTTCAGTTAGTCCAGTACTTGGCTACTGTTTGTCCTCTTATATCTACATACGGTCTCCAGACTGAAGAAGATGCCAAGCTGGAAAAAATACTGAGTAAGCAAAG GCTCCACCAGAGGCAGCTGATGTgtcaaaaccaaaatgaaggaCCAGCTACATCTGCTTCCAACAGGACTTTGCCCGTTACTTCTGAGCACAGCAGTCCAGTTCATCCACCACAGATAGTACTTGAAAGTG AACGTGTCATCCAGAAGAATTCCTGGGTTGGACCAAGTGTGAATGATGATCATTCCTACGCAGTAAAGAACACTTTTCTTCATGAAAGAAATTGTCGCAAGGAGCTGTACCTTGAAGACGTACAGACTGATGAAGACAAGCTAAATAGCAGCCTGTTATCTTCAGAGTCTACTTTCATGCCAGTTGCTTCAGGATTGTCTCCAGCGTCTCCTACTTCAGAACCGAAGTTATGTGGAATCAGTTTGGATCTAGAAGATAATGATAGTACTGTACTTGAATTTGCAAAGGATGCTAATAGAAGAGAAACAGTTAACAAGCAAGAAGAAAGTTCTTGGCTTACAAAAGAGCACTCCAACAAAGTGACAGAAAGTGCGGAAACTCAAGAGCAAATGAAGGAGAGGGTGCAGTTATCATCTTCTGATCTGGTAAAAGCTAACCAGACTGATGCTGGCAATTCTTCAGCTTCCTCTGAAGACCAACTTCTGCATGGTCAGCCTGGCACTGAATTGAGAGTTACAACAGTCTGCACTGAGAAGGTGGCAGGAGAAAATTTGGATTCTTTAGCTGCTGTTGATCGAGGTGCAGATGAACTCCAAAGAATGACTAAAGCAGCTACCAAGCTTCAAGCCTGCTGGAGGGGGTTTTATACAAGGAACTACCATCCCCGAGCCAAGGAAGTACGATATGAAATTCGACTGAGCAGGATGCAGGAGCACATACTTTGCTTAActgatgaaatacagaa actaagaaaagaaagagaggaagataaGATTCAGAGGCTTGTACAGGAGGAAGCTGTCAGATTTGTTTGGAACCAG GTTAAATCCCTTCAACAGTGGCAGCTTACAGTGACACAACACTTAGGTACCACTTGTCAACCTGGGATCCCTTCAGCCGGTACTTCTTGTCTCTCAGAACCGTCCACTCAAACATCTACTCTTGAGCAAGAAACCCCATCAGATGTCAGTTCTGCTTGCTTAGCTCCAGCTGGTGATGTCCTTCAGGAGAAGCCTTTGTTACAGTTCCCAGATTCTGGCTTTCATTCTGCCATGGCTGACCAGACTCATACTGGTGACTTGTGTACTGATGAAAAGAGTCTAACAGAAGGAACTGAGGGCTCTCTTTCGGTGGAAACCATCAAACAGTGTGGCAATTCTGCTTCAGAACGTTCTTCAGATGTAGAAGATGACGGTGGGGGATGTGAACAAAGCACAGAGAGCTCGAATAACGAGCAGGACAACAGGCTTCTACAGCAGTATTTGGAATCTGTTGAGCAACTAGTAGAGGCGGATGAAGGGACAAATTGCAATGATGAAGGAGAAGAGGGTGGCTGGCCACAAGTTGATATTTCAGCAGAGAGCCAAGATTCTTCATCTGACCTTCTGTCTGTAGGTATCCCTCAAGGGACATCTTCCCCAGCACGAGGTGAAATGAATCAGACACCTGACAGCTGCAAACTAGA